The following are encoded in a window of Halorarum salinum genomic DNA:
- the mfnA gene encoding tyrosine decarboxylase MfnA, with amino-acid sequence MQPSVGERRSQSFDRVLSSMCTEPHPAARAAAEAFLASNPGDPATYDAVAELEAEAVDLLGELAGLAEPHGYVTSGGTEANVQAVHAARNLAESDDPNVVAPESAHFSFTKAAELLGVELRTVPTDGDHRADVDAVAAAVDADTALVVGVAGSTEYGRVDPIPALADLASDAGSRLHVDAAWGGFHLPFSGHDWGFDDAAVDSLTVDPHKVGRAVVPAGGLLARDARTLDALAVETPYLETPTQASLTGTRSGAGVAAAAAALEELWPDGYRAEYERAIDLTEWLAVELGGRGYPVVGPELPLVAVDLPDALFEAVRGEGWKLAGTGTGEARIVVMPHVDRGTLESFLDALDRLAGTVGV; translated from the coding sequence ATGCAGCCGTCGGTCGGCGAGCGTCGCTCGCAGTCGTTCGACCGGGTCCTGTCCTCGATGTGCACGGAGCCACACCCCGCCGCGCGCGCCGCGGCGGAGGCCTTTCTCGCGTCGAACCCCGGCGACCCGGCCACCTACGACGCCGTCGCGGAACTGGAAGCGGAGGCGGTCGACCTGCTGGGGGAGCTGGCGGGACTCGCCGAGCCTCACGGCTACGTGACCAGCGGCGGTACGGAGGCGAACGTCCAGGCGGTCCACGCGGCACGGAACCTGGCCGAGTCGGACGACCCGAACGTGGTCGCGCCGGAGTCGGCCCACTTCAGTTTCACCAAGGCGGCCGAACTCCTCGGGGTCGAGCTCCGGACCGTCCCCACCGACGGCGACCACCGGGCGGACGTCGACGCCGTCGCGGCCGCCGTCGACGCCGACACCGCGCTCGTGGTCGGCGTCGCCGGCAGCACCGAGTACGGGCGCGTCGACCCCATTCCGGCGCTCGCGGACCTCGCGAGCGACGCGGGGAGCCGGCTCCACGTCGACGCTGCGTGGGGCGGGTTCCACCTCCCGTTCTCGGGCCACGACTGGGGCTTCGACGACGCGGCGGTTGACAGCCTGACCGTCGACCCGCACAAGGTCGGGCGGGCGGTGGTCCCGGCGGGCGGACTGCTCGCCCGCGACGCCCGGACGCTCGACGCGCTCGCGGTGGAGACGCCGTACCTCGAGACGCCGACGCAGGCGAGCCTGACCGGGACTCGTTCGGGCGCCGGCGTCGCCGCCGCTGCCGCCGCGCTCGAGGAACTGTGGCCCGACGGCTACCGGGCGGAGTACGAGCGGGCGATCGACCTCACGGAGTGGCTCGCGGTCGAACTCGGGGGGCGCGGCTATCCGGTCGTCGGCCCGGAACTGCCGCTCGTGGCCGTCGACCTCCCGGACGCGCTGTTCGAGGCGGTCCGCGGGGAGGGGTGGAAGCTCGCCGGAACCGGGACCGGCGAGGCCCGTATCGTCGTCATGCCGCACGTCGACCGGGGGACGCTCGAGTCGTTCCTCGACGCGCTGGACCGCTTGGCCGGAACCGTCGGAGTTTAA
- a CDS encoding PhzF family phenazine biosynthesis protein, producing MTVSDAGGSDPEPREASLVDAFTTEPLAGNAAGVVPDAEGLTDEQMQAVARELSVSETAFLRPSDGADRAVRFFTPTTEVDLCGHATVAAHARLFETGAIDAGTHTLGTNVGVLDVEVTDGGRVWMTQNEPTVHEVEASYERVADALGCDPNALLDVGADLPLAYASTGLPFLVVPVNFLEQLGSASPDPGAVEELAAEFDAAGVYAFTFDALGADSTLHGRCFAPGAGIPEDPVTGTASGACGAYLDHFAAFDGGEDGVAERATDDPSGSGTPEEMVFEQGHYADRPGTVRVRAAGGGPPTVGGDAVTAFEGTIRIPPDEGDDIVVA from the coding sequence ATGACCGTGTCCGACGCCGGCGGGTCCGACCCGGAGCCGCGCGAGGCCAGCCTCGTCGACGCCTTCACGACCGAACCGCTCGCGGGCAACGCCGCCGGCGTCGTGCCGGACGCCGAGGGACTCACCGACGAGCAGATGCAGGCGGTCGCGCGGGAGCTCTCCGTCAGCGAGACGGCGTTCCTGCGCCCGTCCGACGGGGCCGACCGCGCCGTCCGCTTCTTCACGCCGACGACCGAGGTCGACCTCTGCGGGCACGCGACCGTCGCGGCACACGCCCGACTGTTCGAGACCGGCGCGATCGACGCGGGAACCCACACGCTGGGGACGAACGTGGGCGTCCTCGACGTCGAGGTGACCGACGGGGGGCGCGTCTGGATGACCCAGAACGAGCCGACGGTCCACGAGGTCGAGGCGTCCTACGAGCGGGTCGCCGACGCGCTCGGCTGTGACCCGAACGCGCTCCTGGACGTGGGCGCGGACCTCCCGCTGGCGTACGCCAGCACCGGCCTCCCGTTCCTCGTCGTCCCGGTGAACTTCCTCGAACAACTCGGCAGCGCGTCCCCCGATCCGGGTGCCGTCGAGGAACTGGCCGCGGAGTTCGACGCCGCCGGCGTGTACGCGTTCACGTTCGACGCGCTCGGCGCGGACTCCACGCTCCACGGCCGCTGTTTCGCCCCCGGCGCGGGCATCCCGGAGGACCCCGTGACCGGCACGGCCTCCGGCGCGTGCGGCGCGTACCTCGACCACTTCGCCGCCTTCGACGGCGGCGAGGACGGCGTCGCGGAACGGGCCACGGACGACCCGTCCGGGAGCGGGACCCCGGAGGAGATGGTCTTCGAGCAAGGCCACTACGCCGACCGGCCGGGGACCGTGCGCGTCCGCGCCGCCGGCGGCGGCCCGCCGACCGTCGGCGGCGATGCGGTCACCGCGTTCGAGGGGACGATCAGGATCCCCCCGGACGAGGGGGACGACATCGTCGTCGCGTGA
- a CDS encoding DUF7518 family protein, translating into MGNRVEDLETQVAELQAAVDGLTEELVETKERISQLESARDVADADPGTDSHAEFVPNASATAEAAEDASPDAAERAAEEADGSEAADADEETEESDDIIVA; encoded by the coding sequence ATGGGAAACCGGGTGGAGGACCTGGAAACGCAGGTCGCGGAACTGCAGGCGGCAGTCGATGGATTGACCGAGGAACTGGTCGAGACGAAGGAGCGGATCAGCCAACTGGAGTCGGCACGCGACGTCGCGGACGCCGATCCGGGGACCGATTCGCACGCCGAGTTCGTGCCGAACGCCTCGGCGACGGCCGAGGCGGCCGAGGACGCGTCTCCGGACGCCGCCGAACGGGCCGCCGAGGAGGCGGACGGATCGGAAGCCGCCGACGCCGACGAGGAAACCGAGGAGAGCGACGACATCATCGTCGCCTGA
- a CDS encoding YqaA family protein, whose amino-acid sequence MSSLLPEFGWVSSLVESATGWGGLGIIFVYSFLIAFALPGVSEIVLLAPLNLGLNAELRLLLIVLVSGVGKAVGSVFAFHIGQEAKEAGPIVRWLERSRFDVIEWSQTKTVDIARKYGYAGLALALCVPFFPDTISIYAFAVLERDYWKFALATFAGSVGRLLVTLGLWGVGNNAVALLDSFPL is encoded by the coding sequence CTGTCGTCGCTCCTGCCGGAGTTCGGCTGGGTCTCCTCGCTCGTCGAGAGCGCGACCGGGTGGGGCGGGCTCGGGATCATCTTCGTCTACTCGTTTCTCATCGCGTTCGCGCTCCCGGGGGTGAGCGAGATCGTCCTTCTCGCGCCGCTCAACCTCGGGTTGAACGCGGAACTCCGCCTGCTGCTCATCGTCCTCGTCTCCGGCGTCGGGAAGGCGGTCGGGTCGGTGTTCGCCTTCCACATCGGGCAGGAGGCGAAGGAGGCCGGACCCATCGTCAGGTGGCTCGAGCGCTCCCGGTTCGACGTCATCGAGTGGTCACAGACGAAGACGGTCGACATCGCCCGCAAGTACGGCTACGCGGGGCTCGCGCTCGCGCTCTGCGTGCCCTTCTTCCCGGACACCATCTCCATCTACGCGTTCGCCGTCCTCGAGCGGGATTACTGGAAGTTCGCGCTCGCGACGTTCGCCGGGAGCGTCGGTCGTCTCCTCGTCACGCTCGGACTCTGGGGCGTCGGCAACAACGCGGTCGCGCTGCTCGACTCGTTCCCCCTGTAG
- a CDS encoding DNA-methyltransferase: protein MSGPRLPARRETEHAVSVGDARALPLPDDSVDLVVTSPPYPMIEQWDEPFAELRPAIGEALASGDGDEAFDRMHAVLADAWAELDRVLVDGGVACVNVGDATRSLDGRFRLYPNHARIAEAFAALGFDQLPGVLWRKPTNSPTKFMGSGTLPPNAYVTLEHEHVLVFRRGGRREFPPHDADRYGAAYFWEERNRWFSDVWEDLRGVDQTLGEAAPRDRSGAFPFELPYRLVSMFSTYGDTVLDPFWGTGTTSLAAMAAARNSVGVERNPGFAAAFEDALGGLSALAEERGRRRLREHREFLAGRDARPEYDAQHYDFRVVTKGERSLRLYGVTDVVGAPGGYRVHHRALDGS, encoded by the coding sequence ATGAGCGGCCCACGCCTCCCGGCCCGGCGCGAGACGGAACACGCCGTGAGCGTCGGCGACGCCCGCGCGTTGCCGCTTCCGGACGACTCGGTGGACCTCGTCGTCACGTCGCCGCCGTACCCGATGATCGAGCAGTGGGACGAGCCGTTCGCGGAACTACGGCCGGCGATCGGCGAGGCGCTGGCGAGCGGCGACGGCGACGAGGCGTTCGACCGGATGCACGCGGTGCTCGCGGACGCCTGGGCCGAACTCGACCGGGTGCTCGTCGACGGCGGGGTCGCCTGCGTCAACGTCGGCGACGCCACGCGGTCGCTCGACGGCCGGTTCAGGCTGTACCCGAACCACGCTCGCATCGCCGAGGCGTTCGCCGCGCTCGGGTTCGATCAGCTTCCCGGCGTCCTCTGGCGGAAGCCGACCAACTCCCCGACCAAGTTCATGGGTTCGGGCACGCTCCCGCCCAACGCGTACGTCACGCTCGAACACGAGCACGTGCTCGTGTTCCGGAGGGGCGGCCGCCGTGAGTTCCCGCCCCACGACGCGGACCGGTACGGCGCCGCGTACTTCTGGGAGGAGCGGAACCGGTGGTTCTCTGACGTGTGGGAGGACCTGCGGGGGGTCGACCAGACGCTCGGCGAAGCGGCACCCCGCGACCGGTCCGGCGCGTTCCCGTTCGAACTCCCGTACCGACTCGTCTCGATGTTCTCCACGTACGGCGACACGGTGCTCGACCCGTTCTGGGGGACGGGAACGACGTCGCTCGCCGCGATGGCCGCCGCTCGGAACTCCGTCGGCGTCGAGCGGAACCCGGGGTTCGCGGCGGCGTTCGAGGACGCGCTCGGGGGGCTTTCGGCGCTGGCCGAGGAGCGCGGTCGGCGACGGCTCCGCGAGCACCGCGAGTTCCTCGCCGGCCGGGACGCGCGGCCGGAGTACGACGCCCAGCACTACGACTTCCGCGTGGTCACGAAGGGGGAGCGCTCCCTCCGTCTGTACGGTGTGACCGACGTCGTCGGAGCGCCGGGCGGATACCGCGTCCACCACAGGGCGCTGGACGGGAGCTAG
- a CDS encoding PUA domain-containing protein has protein sequence MSSTPGVPDLRTVADYQFGAGAGTALFPDSGAVTVRRSTSGRPRQVVADGERVVSYRTDGRFTLGLEGGRRLRAALEHPAASVVVGDESAPFVREGRNVFAKFVAEVDPAVRPHDEVAVVHGDGTLLGVGRAELSAEGMLDFDAGMAVKVRDGAGTE, from the coding sequence GTGAGTTCCACGCCGGGCGTCCCGGACCTCCGAACGGTCGCGGACTACCAGTTCGGGGCGGGCGCGGGGACCGCGCTGTTTCCCGATTCGGGGGCCGTGACGGTCCGCCGCTCGACGAGCGGTCGCCCGCGGCAGGTCGTCGCCGACGGAGAGCGCGTCGTCTCCTACCGGACCGACGGCCGGTTCACGCTCGGACTCGAGGGCGGTCGTCGCCTGCGAGCGGCGCTCGAACACCCGGCCGCCAGCGTCGTCGTCGGCGACGAGAGCGCCCCCTTCGTCCGGGAGGGCAGGAACGTCTTCGCGAAGTTCGTCGCGGAGGTCGACCCCGCCGTTCGTCCCCACGACGAGGTGGCCGTCGTCCACGGGGACGGCACGCTGCTCGGCGTCGGTCGGGCGGAACTGTCCGCGGAGGGCATGCTGGACTTCGACGCCGGGATGGCCGTGAAGGTTCGCGACGGCGCGGGTACGGAGTGA
- a CDS encoding presenilin family intramembrane aspartyl protease PSH: MDRRVRGALGTGALFLSVQLLALAVAPRLVAGGVSYGDGDDALVPLVLGLAVGTLLSLAAVRYRRSERLVRAVMLLSVGVALWVAAAAFLGAVPGALAAAVGVAVAWRVQRWEVRNLVAVVAVAGAAGLFGASLSPPYALVALVLAAAYDAYAVYVSGHMATMVDASARMGLPSAFVVPTGDGVPDGAVGTGGNGTTVATLLGAGDALFPAILTASAAVEQAAGPGFGHAPSPVLGLPPSALGALLGSFTGFVALQVLVQRRGGMHAGLPFVNGGAVLGYLLAASIGPVPV; the protein is encoded by the coding sequence ATGGATCGGCGCGTCCGCGGCGCGCTGGGGACCGGGGCGCTCTTCCTCTCGGTCCAGTTGCTCGCGCTCGCAGTCGCCCCCCGACTCGTCGCCGGCGGCGTCAGCTACGGCGACGGGGACGACGCGCTCGTTCCGCTGGTGCTGGGACTCGCGGTCGGGACGCTCCTCTCGCTGGCCGCCGTGCGCTATCGCCGGAGCGAGCGCCTCGTTCGCGCGGTGATGCTCCTCTCGGTCGGGGTCGCGCTCTGGGTCGCGGCGGCGGCGTTCCTCGGCGCGGTTCCCGGCGCGCTGGCCGCCGCCGTCGGCGTGGCAGTCGCGTGGCGAGTGCAGCGGTGGGAGGTCCGCAACCTCGTCGCCGTCGTCGCCGTCGCCGGCGCGGCGGGGCTGTTCGGCGCGAGCCTCTCGCCGCCGTACGCGCTCGTCGCGCTCGTCCTCGCCGCGGCGTACGACGCGTACGCGGTGTACGTCTCCGGTCACATGGCCACGATGGTCGACGCGAGCGCGCGCATGGGACTCCCGTCGGCGTTCGTCGTGCCGACGGGGGACGGCGTTCCGGACGGCGCCGTCGGCACGGGGGGGAACGGGACCACCGTCGCGACGCTGCTCGGTGCGGGCGACGCGCTGTTTCCAGCCATCCTGACCGCGAGCGCGGCCGTCGAGCAAGCGGCCGGGCCGGGTTTCGGCCACGCGCCGTCGCCCGTCCTCGGCCTCCCCCCCAGCGCGCTCGGGGCGCTCCTCGGGTCGTTCACCGGCTTCGTGGCCCTGCAGGTGCTCGTCCAGCGGCGGGGCGGGATGCACGCGGGGCTCCCGTTCGTGAACGGCGGCGCCGTGCTCGGCTATCTCCTCGCCGCGTCCATCGGCCCGGTACCCGTGTAG
- a CDS encoding YbaK/EbsC family protein, with the protein MHPTADRFATRTHEELGFEARIEEFPEGTKTARDAAAAVGCDVGQIVKSLVFLADGEPIVVLTAGDNRVDEDRLAAELDADAVGTAGPEEVKSATGWSIGGVPPFLHETDVPVYLDGSLRSHERIWAAAGTPSAVFALEPDELERFADPTPVDAFDGR; encoded by the coding sequence ATGCATCCGACGGCGGATCGATTCGCGACGCGCACGCACGAGGAACTCGGGTTCGAGGCACGGATCGAGGAGTTCCCCGAGGGGACCAAGACCGCCCGGGACGCGGCCGCGGCCGTCGGCTGTGACGTGGGACAGATCGTCAAGAGCCTCGTGTTCCTCGCGGACGGGGAACCGATCGTCGTGCTGACCGCCGGTGACAACCGCGTCGATGAGGACCGACTCGCCGCCGAACTCGACGCGGACGCCGTGGGGACCGCCGGCCCGGAGGAGGTGAAGTCGGCCACGGGGTGGAGCATCGGCGGGGTCCCGCCGTTCCTCCACGAGACCGACGTGCCGGTGTACCTCGACGGGTCCCTCCGGTCGCACGAGCGCATCTGGGCCGCAGCGGGGACGCCATCGGCCGTGTTCGCGCTCGAACCGGACGAACTCGAACGGTTCGCGGATCCGACGCCCGTGGACGCCTTCGACGGCCGATAA
- a CDS encoding LabA-like NYN domain-containing protein, translating into MTEIHDGQRVAVLADSQNLYHSAQSVYSRNIDYSSLLDKAVQNRVLTRAIAYVIRADSPDEESFFEALRDIGFETKIKEIKTFGDGSKKADWDLGLSLDAVSLADHVDTVVLCSGDGDFSRLCSHLRHEGVRVEVLGFESSTATELIEAADSFVDMGEREETFLL; encoded by the coding sequence ATGACCGAGATCCACGACGGACAGCGGGTCGCCGTTCTCGCCGACTCGCAGAACCTGTACCACTCCGCCCAGAGCGTCTACTCCCGGAACATCGACTACTCGTCGCTGCTGGACAAGGCCGTCCAGAACCGGGTCCTCACGCGCGCCATCGCCTACGTCATCCGCGCGGACTCGCCCGACGAGGAGTCGTTCTTCGAGGCGCTCCGGGACATCGGGTTCGAGACGAAGATCAAGGAGATCAAGACGTTCGGCGACGGGTCGAAGAAGGCAGACTGGGACCTGGGATTGAGCCTGGACGCCGTCTCGCTCGCGGACCACGTCGACACGGTCGTCCTCTGCAGCGGCGACGGCGACTTCTCGCGGCTCTGCTCGCACCTCCGCCACGAGGGCGTCCGCGTCGAGGTGCTCGGCTTCGAGTCCTCGACCGCCACTGAACTCATCGAGGCCGCGGACTCGTTCGTCGACATGGGCGAGCGCGAGGAGACGTTCCTCCTGTGA
- a CDS encoding presenilin family intramembrane aspartyl protease PSH, translating into MNARTRRGVAIAALVFLVVQLGAVSLVPAFDTAGYQAVEDPQNPTNSVVYLLAILVVTALMLAAFRYDLDRVVRAVIVLSSGLLAWYVFSVALPATAALVAAGLVAVALWVYPEWYVIDVAGALMGAGAAGLFGISFGLLPAIVLLVALAVYDAISVYGTEHMLDLAEGVMDLHIPVVLVIPLTWSYSLLDEGFGEDDGTDAGGAAESGDGAEAGEAAERGDGFANGDADARASEAGGTDARSDGERHVEGVDTDDRDVFFIGLGDAVMPAVMVASAAFWSPAASLGIPGFPALGLPALLAMAGTFVGLGILLRMVLKGRPHAGLPLLNGGAIGGYLLGSVLAGVPLATALGVGAYL; encoded by the coding sequence ATGAACGCACGCACGCGCCGCGGCGTCGCGATCGCGGCACTCGTCTTTCTCGTCGTCCAGCTCGGGGCGGTTTCGCTCGTCCCCGCGTTCGACACGGCGGGGTATCAGGCGGTGGAGGACCCGCAGAACCCCACGAACAGCGTCGTCTACCTGCTCGCCATCCTCGTCGTCACGGCGCTCATGCTCGCGGCGTTCCGCTACGACCTCGACCGGGTCGTCCGCGCGGTCATCGTCCTCTCGTCGGGGCTGCTCGCGTGGTACGTCTTCTCGGTCGCGCTGCCCGCGACGGCCGCGCTCGTCGCCGCCGGACTCGTCGCGGTCGCGCTCTGGGTGTACCCCGAGTGGTACGTCATCGACGTCGCGGGGGCGCTGATGGGCGCCGGCGCCGCGGGCCTGTTCGGCATCAGCTTCGGGCTCCTGCCGGCCATCGTCCTCCTGGTCGCGCTCGCCGTCTACGACGCCATCTCGGTGTACGGCACCGAGCACATGCTCGACCTCGCGGAGGGCGTCATGGACCTGCACATTCCCGTCGTGCTCGTCATCCCGCTCACGTGGTCCTACTCGCTGCTCGACGAGGGCTTCGGCGAGGACGACGGGACGGACGCCGGGGGAGCGGCGGAATCCGGCGACGGGGCCGAAGCCGGGGAAGCTGCGGAACGCGGTGACGGCTTCGCGAACGGGGACGCCGACGCGCGAGCGAGCGAGGCCGGAGGGACCGACGCACGGTCCGACGGCGAACGGCACGTCGAGGGAGTGGACACCGACGACCGCGACGTGTTCTTCATCGGCCTCGGCGACGCGGTGATGCCGGCCGTCATGGTCGCGTCCGCGGCGTTCTGGTCGCCCGCGGCGTCCCTCGGTATCCCGGGCTTTCCGGCGCTCGGACTCCCGGCGCTTCTCGCGATGGCGGGCACGTTCGTCGGCCTCGGGATCCTCCTCCGGATGGTGCTAAAGGGGCGACCGCACGCGGGGCTCCCGCTGTTGAACGGCGGCGCCATCGGCGGCTACCTGCTCGGATCGGTGCTCGCCGGCGTCCCGCTGGCGACGGCGCTCGGCGTCGGCGCGTACCTGTGA
- the ppsA gene encoding phosphoenolpyruvate synthase, whose protein sequence is MAVLWLDDVSADDLETVGGKAASLGELTGAGLPVPPGFVVTAGTYRTFIEEAGIDEELFAAMEIDPEDSAELKAAEETARELILGADLPESVADEILEAYRSMGGEEEAFVAVRSSATAEDLPDASFAGQQETFLNVREEVLVQRVKECWASLFSQRAIYYRQQKGFPHDEVDIAVVVQRMVDADKSGVMFTSHPSTGEPRIIVEAAWGLGEAVVSGSVSPDNYVVDRETATVEEVTIADKKVMMEKDPETGETVERDVEEDRREKRVLSDGEIERLVELGRLVEDHYDTPQDVEWAIYDGDVYMLQSRPITTISEPAGVDDRDRAGDVAEEATGGPGSAGNAGSAGKTSEAAGATDGGNGDDDVLLRGLGASPGIVSGTVRVVTKLDHLDQVAEGDVIVTEMTMPDMVPAMKRAVGIVTDEGGMTSHAAIVSRELGVPAVVGTGSATRTLEDGMTVTIDGDKGTIRRGSAAERGIEEHEPVEAMRPETPVKPMTATEVKVNVSIPEAAERAAATGADGVGLLRIEHMVLSLGRTPAKYIADEGADAYVQELVDGMRTVAEEFYPRPVRARTLDAPTDEFRELEGGEDEPAEHNPMLGWRGIRRSLDKTDVFEKELRAFRELWEMGYDNLELMLPLVNDAEDVRRAKSIMRDVGIDVDKRRWGVMIETPASALAIEDLAAEDIDFASFGTNDLTQYTLAVDRNNSNVAGRFDELHPAVLELIAEVVGTCRELDVDTSICGQAASKPAMVDFLVEEGITSISANIDAVRDVQHEVKRTEQKLVLDSVR, encoded by the coding sequence ATGGCTGTACTTTGGCTGGACGACGTGTCGGCCGACGACCTGGAGACGGTCGGCGGCAAGGCGGCCTCGCTGGGCGAACTCACCGGCGCGGGCCTCCCGGTCCCGCCGGGCTTCGTGGTCACAGCAGGCACCTACCGGACGTTCATCGAGGAGGCGGGCATCGACGAGGAGCTGTTCGCCGCGATGGAGATCGACCCCGAGGACAGCGCCGAACTGAAGGCCGCCGAGGAGACCGCCCGCGAGCTCATCCTCGGAGCCGACCTCCCCGAGTCCGTCGCCGACGAGATCCTCGAGGCCTACCGCTCGATGGGCGGGGAGGAGGAGGCGTTCGTCGCCGTCCGCTCGTCTGCCACCGCCGAGGACCTCCCCGACGCCTCGTTCGCCGGACAGCAGGAGACGTTCCTCAACGTGCGCGAGGAGGTGCTCGTCCAGCGCGTGAAGGAGTGCTGGGCGTCGCTGTTCTCCCAGCGCGCCATCTACTACCGCCAGCAGAAGGGGTTCCCGCACGACGAGGTCGACATCGCCGTCGTGGTCCAGCGGATGGTCGACGCGGACAAGTCCGGCGTCATGTTCACGAGCCACCCCTCGACCGGGGAGCCACGGATCATCGTCGAGGCCGCGTGGGGCCTCGGCGAGGCGGTCGTCTCCGGCTCGGTCTCGCCCGACAACTACGTCGTCGACCGCGAGACCGCCACCGTCGAGGAGGTGACGATCGCCGACAAGAAGGTGATGATGGAGAAGGACCCGGAGACGGGCGAGACCGTCGAGCGCGACGTCGAGGAGGACCGCCGCGAGAAACGCGTGCTCTCGGACGGCGAGATCGAACGCCTCGTCGAACTCGGCCGCCTCGTCGAGGACCACTACGACACCCCCCAGGACGTCGAGTGGGCGATCTACGACGGGGACGTGTACATGCTCCAGTCGCGACCGATCACGACCATCTCGGAACCCGCCGGGGTCGACGATCGCGACCGCGCCGGCGACGTGGCCGAGGAGGCGACCGGCGGCCCGGGGTCGGCCGGCAACGCGGGCTCGGCGGGCAAAACGTCCGAGGCGGCCGGTGCGACCGACGGCGGCAACGGCGACGACGACGTCCTGTTGCGCGGGCTCGGGGCCTCCCCCGGCATCGTCTCGGGGACGGTCAGGGTCGTCACGAAGCTCGATCACCTCGACCAGGTCGCCGAGGGCGACGTCATCGTCACGGAGATGACGATGCCCGACATGGTGCCCGCGATGAAGCGGGCCGTCGGCATCGTCACCGACGAGGGCGGGATGACCTCCCACGCGGCCATCGTCTCCCGTGAACTCGGCGTTCCGGCGGTCGTCGGCACCGGCTCCGCGACGCGGACGCTCGAGGACGGGATGACGGTCACCATCGACGGCGACAAGGGAACGATCCGGAGGGGCTCGGCCGCCGAACGGGGGATCGAGGAGCACGAACCCGTGGAGGCGATGCGGCCGGAGACGCCCGTGAAGCCGATGACCGCGACGGAGGTCAAGGTGAACGTCTCCATCCCCGAGGCCGCGGAGCGTGCCGCCGCGACGGGCGCCGACGGCGTCGGCCTGCTGCGGATCGAGCACATGGTGCTCTCGCTCGGCAGGACCCCGGCGAAGTACATCGCGGACGAGGGCGCGGACGCCTACGTCCAGGAGCTCGTCGACGGGATGCGGACCGTCGCGGAGGAGTTCTACCCGCGCCCCGTGCGCGCGCGGACGCTCGACGCGCCCACCGACGAGTTCCGGGAACTGGAGGGGGGCGAGGACGAGCCCGCCGAACACAACCCGATGCTCGGCTGGCGGGGGATCCGCCGCTCGCTCGACAAGACCGACGTGTTCGAGAAGGAGCTCCGGGCGTTCCGGGAGCTGTGGGAGATGGGGTACGACAACCTCGAACTGATGCTCCCGCTCGTCAACGACGCCGAGGACGTCAGGCGGGCCAAGTCGATCATGCGCGACGTCGGCATCGACGTGGACAAGCGCCGCTGGGGGGTGATGATCGAGACGCCCGCCTCGGCGCTCGCCATCGAGGACCTCGCGGCCGAGGACATCGACTTCGCCTCCTTCGGCACGAACGATCTCACCCAGTACACCCTCGCTGTCGACCGCAACAACAGCAACGTCGCCGGCCGGTTCGACGAACTCCACCCGGCCGTGCTGGAACTGATCGCCGAGGTCGTCGGCACGTGCCGCGAACTCGACGTCGACACGAGCATCTGCGGCCAGGCGGCCTCGAAGCCCGCGATGGTCGACTTCCTCGTCGAGGAGGGGATCACCTCCATCTCGGCGAACATCGACGCCGTGCGGGACGTCCAGCACGAGGTCAAGCGGACCGAGCAGAAGCTGGTGCTCGACTCGGTTCGCTGA
- a CDS encoding winged helix-turn-helix transcriptional regulator, producing the protein MAVEAEPVGKESGPCPVIDALEQLGSQWRLVVLHDLRGGEKRFNELKRSTDASARTLSRVLDDLQELGFVHRRMEPDAPVATFYSLTEKGESLGPVLAEIEGWAEEWLEACDE; encoded by the coding sequence ATGGCAGTCGAAGCGGAACCCGTCGGGAAGGAGTCCGGGCCGTGCCCGGTGATCGACGCGCTCGAACAGCTCGGCTCCCAGTGGCGACTCGTCGTCCTCCACGACCTCCGCGGGGGCGAGAAGCGGTTCAACGAGCTCAAGCGGTCGACCGACGCCAGCGCGCGGACCCTCTCGCGGGTGCTCGACGACCTCCAGGAACTGGGGTTCGTCCACCGGCGGATGGAGCCGGACGCGCCGGTCGCCACGTTCTACTCGCTGACGGAGAAGGGGGAGTCGCTGGGGCCGGTGCTCGCCGAGATCGAGGGCTGGGCCGAGGAGTGGCTCGAGGCGTGCGACGAGTAG